The Selenomonadales bacterium genomic sequence TTGGCCCTGTACGTAAACAGACGCAGATCGAAATCTCTATGTCTGATGCATTGAAATTGAAAATTAAACCGCCTGTACGTGATTCCGGCGATATCGAAGGTACTCCGGGTGTAAAACTCGTTGGTCCGAAAGGCGAAGTTGTATTGGATAAAGGCGTTATCGTTGCAAAACGTCACATCCACATGACTCCTGCTGATGCTGAAGAATTCGGCGTAAAAGACAAAGACCTCGTTAAAGTTGCTATCGGCGGCGAACGCGGCCTTATCTTTGACAACGTATTGATCCGTGTACATGACAGCTTTGCGCTTGAAATGCACCTCGATACAGATGAAGGCAAT encodes the following:
- a CDS encoding phosphate propanoyltransferase encodes the protein MAKKIVVGISARHLHVSQEHLEILFGEGAELTVKKELGQPGQYASNERVDVVTEKGSFPGVRILGPVRKQTQIEISMSDALKLKIKPPVRDSGDIEGTPGVKLVGPKGEVVLDKGVIVAKRHIHMTPADAEEFGVKDKDLVKVAIGGERGLIFDNVLIRVHDSFALEMHLDTDEGNASLCGTGDLVEIVK